One Equus quagga isolate Etosha38 chromosome 5, UCLA_HA_Equagga_1.0, whole genome shotgun sequence genomic window carries:
- the PEX10 gene encoding peroxisome biogenesis factor 10 isoform X1, with the protein MAAVVVAAASPPAVVRAAQKDDYYRGGLRSAAGGALHSLAGAKKWLEWRKEIELLSDVAYFGLTTLAGYQTLGEEYVSIIQVDPSQSRVPSRLRRTVLVTLHTVLPYLLDKALLHLEHELQADSDGTWSSQGSLAPGMRHRSGTRRWVHRHVATLTEQQKKALLRATLVLRQGLSCLQRLHVAWFYIHGAFYHLAKRLTGVTYLHVRRPLAEDLRARTSYRLLGLVSLLHLALSTVLQLYGFRQRQRARREWKLHRSLSYRRSHVEERAVSRNSLCTLCLEERRHSTATPCGHLFCWECITQWCDTKAECPLCREKFPPQKLVYLRHYR; encoded by the exons ATGGCCGCTGTGGTTGTCGCGGCCGCCAGTCCCCCGGCGGTGGTTCGCGCGGCGCAGAAGGACGACTACTACCGCGGCGGGCTGCGGAGCGCGGCGGGCGGCGCCCTGCACAGCCTTGCGG gtGCGAAGAAGTGGCTGGAGTGGAGGAAAGAGATTGAGTTGCTGTCGGATGTAGCCTACTTTGGCCTCACCACGCTTGCAG GCTACCAGACCCTCGGGGAGGAGTACGTCAGCATCATCCAGGTGGACCCATCCCAGAGCCGTGTGCCCTCAAGGCTGCGCCGCACTGTGCTGGTCACACTGCACACCGTCCTGCCCTACCTGCTGGACAAGGCGCTCCTCCACCTGGAGCATGAGCTGCAGGCCGACAGCGATGGCACCTGGTCCTCCCAGGGCAGCCTGGCACCTGGCATGCGCCACCGGTCAGGGACAAGGCGCTGGGTGCACCGGCACGTGGCCACCCTGACAGAGCAGCAGAAGAAGGCACTCCTGCGGGCCACCTTGGTGCTCAGGCAGGGCCTCAGCTGCCTCCAGCGGCTCCACGTCGCCTGGTTCTATATCCACGGCGCCTTCTACCACCTGGCCAAGAGGCTCACCGGAGTCACCTAT CTCCACGTCCGCCGCCCGCTTGCAGAGGACCTGAGGGCTCGCACAAGCTACAGGCTGCTGGGGCTCGTCTCCCTTCTGCACCTGGCGTTGTCCACAGTCCTGCAGCTGTATGGCTTCCGGCAGAGGCAGCGTGCCCGGAGGGAGTGGAAGCTGCACCGCAGCCTGTCGTACCGCAG GAGCCACGTGGAAGAGAGGGCAGTTTCCAGAAACTCCCTGTGTACCCTGTGCCTGGAAGAACGCAGACATTCGACAGCCACGCCCTGTGGCCACCTGTTCTGCTGGGAGTGCATCACCCAGTGGTGTGACACCAAG